The following proteins come from a genomic window of Tindallia californiensis:
- a CDS encoding glucose-1-phosphate adenylyltransferase, producing MKKHEVIAMLLAGGQGTRLGILTRKLAKPAVPFGGKYRIIDFPLSNCSNSGIYTVGVLTQYQPLILNSYIGIGSHWDLDKKHGGVTVLPPYVRHDGGHWYLGTANAVYQNIEFIDQYDPEYVLILSGDHIYKMDYSKMIDEHKEKKAEVTIAVIEVPWDETHRFGIMNTDDENRIMEFEEKPQKAKNNLASMGVYVFGWKKLRKALIEDDLNAESDHDFGKNIIPKMLKTNERIYAYHFQHYWKDVGTIESLWQANMDLLDDNPELDLYERDWKIYSVNPNQPVQYIGENASVKKSLVNEGCQVHGAIEKSVLFPGVSVGRGSVVRNSVIMSDVVIGENVLVEGSIIGEECTIEDGCQIGQPGKGKEGITVLGENVVVDKGKTIPAGVEINIENCHEFGCCPNGLGQGEVK from the coding sequence ATGAAAAAGCATGAGGTGATTGCCATGCTACTGGCAGGAGGGCAAGGAACACGCCTGGGAATATTAACGAGAAAATTGGCAAAACCGGCGGTCCCTTTTGGTGGCAAATATCGAATCATCGATTTTCCGCTGAGTAATTGTTCTAACTCTGGAATTTATACGGTAGGTGTCCTAACTCAATATCAGCCTTTAATCTTAAATTCGTATATAGGAATTGGCAGTCATTGGGATTTGGACAAAAAGCATGGAGGGGTAACGGTACTTCCGCCCTATGTTCGTCATGATGGGGGTCACTGGTATCTAGGGACGGCAAATGCTGTATATCAGAACATAGAATTTATTGACCAATATGATCCGGAATATGTATTGATACTGTCTGGAGATCATATTTATAAAATGGATTATTCAAAAATGATCGATGAACATAAAGAAAAGAAAGCGGAGGTGACCATTGCTGTTATAGAAGTGCCTTGGGACGAGACTCATCGTTTTGGTATTATGAATACAGATGATGAGAATAGAATTATGGAGTTTGAAGAAAAACCTCAAAAAGCAAAAAACAATTTAGCATCGATGGGTGTGTATGTTTTTGGATGGAAAAAGCTTAGAAAAGCATTGATTGAAGACGATCTAAATGCAGAGTCAGATCATGATTTTGGAAAAAACATCATTCCTAAAATGCTGAAAACCAATGAGAGGATATACGCCTATCATTTTCAGCACTACTGGAAAGATGTAGGGACTATTGAAAGTTTGTGGCAAGCCAATATGGACTTGCTTGATGACAATCCGGAGCTGGACCTGTACGAAAGAGATTGGAAAATATACTCCGTTAATCCGAATCAACCAGTTCAGTATATTGGTGAAAATGCATCGGTTAAAAAGTCTTTAGTTAATGAAGGATGTCAGGTTCATGGTGCGATAGAGAAATCGGTATTATTTCCAGGCGTAAGTGTAGGAAGAGGCAGCGTTGTTAGAAATTCAGTGATTATGTCTGATGTAGTGATAGGGGAGAATGTTCTGGTTGAAGGGAGCATTATAGGTGAAGAATGCACCATAGAGGATGGTTGCCAAATAGGGCAGCCTGGAAAAGGAAAAGAAGGCATTACGGTGTTAGGCGAAAATGTGGTTGTTGATAAGGGAAAAACAATACCGGCAGGAGTTGAGATTAATATTGAAAATTGCCACGAATTTGGTTGTTGCCCTAACGGACTAGGACAAGGGGAGGTGAAATAA
- the thrB gene encoding homoserine kinase, whose translation MIRVKVPATSANMGPGFDSLGVALGLYNRIEVEKVANGLWIENIGKDSGSLPTDERHLVYKSIKRLYNEAGYPTEALRIKVHYEIPASRGLGSSAACIVGGIVAANELLGNPLNQKELLNLAISIEGHPDNVTPALLGGIVVSSKNHDKDAVNLQFSAPEILEWTIAVPNVSLSTKAAREALPQKVPFEDAAKNVGNASLLVASLLMKDFNVLKVALQDNLHQIYRSKLLPELDYIFTEAKKRNVSQLYLSGAGPTLAYLSWHAKDEGRNHFLKLLEEAGTIRGTKWEVLNLKADNIGAVVE comes from the coding sequence ATGATCCGAGTCAAAGTGCCTGCAACATCGGCTAATATGGGACCAGGATTTGATAGTTTAGGAGTAGCCTTAGGTCTTTATAACAGGATTGAAGTGGAAAAAGTCGCTAACGGCTTGTGGATAGAAAACATAGGAAAAGACAGTGGATCACTTCCTACTGATGAAAGGCATTTGGTATACAAAAGCATCAAAAGGCTTTATAACGAAGCGGGATATCCGACGGAGGCTTTGCGTATTAAAGTGCATTATGAAATACCTGCTTCTAGAGGTCTAGGTAGTAGTGCTGCTTGTATTGTGGGAGGAATTGTAGCGGCTAACGAATTGCTGGGAAACCCCTTGAATCAGAAGGAGTTACTGAATCTGGCCATAAGCATTGAAGGACATCCGGACAATGTGACACCAGCCCTGTTAGGCGGCATCGTAGTGTCTTCAAAAAACCATGATAAAGATGCGGTAAACCTTCAGTTTTCAGCACCGGAGATACTGGAATGGACGATCGCTGTTCCTAATGTGAGCTTGAGCACAAAAGCGGCAAGAGAAGCACTGCCTCAAAAGGTTCCTTTTGAAGATGCTGCGAAAAATGTAGGGAATGCTTCCTTATTGGTAGCGTCGTTATTGATGAAAGATTTTAATGTACTTAAAGTAGCCTTACAGGATAATCTGCATCAGATTTATCGAAGCAAGCTACTTCCAGAGTTAGACTATATTTTTACAGAAGCAAAAAAGCGAAATGTAAGCCAATTATATTTGAGCGGAGCCGGACCGACGCTAGCGTATCTTTCGTGGCATGCAAAAGATGAAGGAAGAAATCATTTCCTAAAACTGTTAGAGGAAGCAGGAACCATAAGAGGGACAAAGTGGGAAGTCCTGAACTTAAAAGCTGATAATATAGGCGCTGTTGTGGAATAA
- the glgD gene encoding glucose-1-phosphate adenylyltransferase subunit GlgD encodes MKNVVGIINDTDIKQKLKDLTKARSTAAVPFGGRYRVIDFVLSNMANSGIKNVGIFTQSNNRSLLDHVDSGKEWNLLSKRDGLFILPPIFGYDQFTGNLGDIDHYYNHMDYLNRSRQEYVLISNSNIIYNMDYNGIEAFFHKKKADIVIVYRNQAENEKTNYRVLSLLLDNNERVHDMADARDKTLSPAVGLEIAFMKKSLFMQLIDDCIARGYRDFTKDALIKNLEKYKVFAYEHKGYAGKIDSIKTYYSHSMDLLDPKVWEDVFLRHGTISTKVKDEPPAKYQESAEVTNSLMANGCHIAGRVENSILSRGVAVHKNARVRNSIIMQKGQIHEGAVVENAILDKDVVVTAGKQIVGDPEYPVVVEKKALI; translated from the coding sequence ATGAAAAATGTGGTAGGGATTATTAATGATACAGATATTAAACAAAAGCTGAAAGATTTAACAAAAGCAAGATCAACGGCAGCCGTTCCCTTTGGAGGGAGGTACAGAGTTATTGACTTTGTCCTGTCAAACATGGCAAATTCAGGCATAAAAAATGTCGGAATATTTACCCAGAGTAATAATCGCTCATTATTAGATCATGTAGATTCAGGAAAAGAATGGAACTTACTTAGTAAACGAGACGGACTTTTTATCCTTCCACCTATTTTTGGATATGATCAGTTTACAGGCAATTTAGGTGATATAGATCATTATTACAACCATATGGACTACTTGAACAGAAGTCGGCAAGAGTATGTTTTAATTAGTAACAGTAATATTATTTATAATATGGATTATAATGGAATTGAAGCGTTTTTTCATAAGAAGAAAGCAGATATTGTCATAGTATATAGGAATCAAGCAGAGAACGAAAAAACAAATTACCGGGTGCTTTCCCTGCTGCTTGATAATAATGAACGGGTCCATGATATGGCAGATGCAAGGGATAAGACGTTGAGTCCTGCTGTTGGTCTGGAAATAGCGTTTATGAAAAAAAGTCTTTTTATGCAATTGATAGATGATTGTATTGCCAGGGGATATCGAGATTTTACAAAAGATGCATTGATAAAGAATTTAGAAAAGTACAAAGTGTTTGCCTATGAACACAAAGGATATGCAGGAAAAATAGATTCTATAAAAACATATTATTCTCATAGCATGGACCTTTTAGATCCAAAAGTATGGGAAGATGTTTTTTTGAGACATGGAACCATTAGTACCAAAGTAAAAGATGAGCCACCAGCTAAGTATCAGGAAAGTGCGGAAGTTACCAACTCATTGATGGCAAATGGATGCCATATTGCAGGCAGGGTAGAAAACAGTATCTTAAGTCGAGGGGTTGCTGTTCATAAAAATGCACGGGTTCGGAATAGTATCATCATGCAAAAAGGACAGATTCACGAAGGTGCTGTGGTAGAAAATGCAATACTGGATAAAGATGTGGTTGTAACAGCGGGTAAGCAAATTGTAGGAGATCCGGAATACCCGGTGGTTGTTGAAAAAAAGGCATTGATTTAA
- a CDS encoding ACT domain-containing protein, whose translation METKKNTYYLVHTSAMPEVLEKTVQVNEMLGRGEVKTIYEAVDKVGISRSAYYKYRNYVFPFYEMGKGRIITIALTMDHIAGCLMAVLKEIARVQGSIVTINQNIPYLQIANATISLETKDLTVNVEELISYLRSIEGVREVKIMGNE comes from the coding sequence ATGGAAACAAAAAAAAACACGTATTATCTGGTACATACCTCAGCAATGCCAGAAGTATTAGAGAAGACCGTTCAAGTGAATGAAATGCTTGGGCGGGGTGAGGTGAAAACGATCTACGAAGCTGTAGATAAAGTAGGGATTAGTCGTAGTGCGTATTACAAATACAGAAACTATGTGTTTCCTTTTTATGAAATGGGCAAAGGAAGAATTATTACCATCGCACTAACAATGGATCATATTGCAGGTTGCTTGATGGCAGTTCTTAAAGAAATCGCAAGGGTACAAGGGAGTATTGTTACCATTAATCAAAATATTCCTTATTTGCAAATTGCCAATGCAACCATTTCTCTTGAAACAAAAGACTTAACCGTAAACGTGGAAGAATTGATTAGCTATCTTAGATCTATAGAAGGTGTTCGGGAAGTGAAGATAATGGGTAACGAATGA
- a CDS encoding asparaginase, translating to MQKSKVAVVFTGGTISMTVDKRIGAAIPSLSGEQILSLVTNIDRLADIESVNFSSIPGPHMTPERMMDLCEVVERLLQRQDIEGVVVTHGTDTLEETAYLMDLKINSEKPVVVVGAMRNSSELGYDGPSNLAAAVCTAISTESQNKGVLVVMNNEVNAASEVTKASTLSLNTFQSLEFGPLGIVDNDEVIFHREVVNRQTIPSEELIKAVSLIKCTAGMDGSLIRFCVDRGDKGIVLEALGRGNVPPEMLEDLEYALKKDVVIVMVSRCPTGRVLGTYGYPGGGKELKDMGVILGGDLPGQKARIKLMLALGLRESQQKIRDIFESQQYKS from the coding sequence ATGCAAAAATCAAAAGTTGCTGTTGTTTTCACGGGAGGAACTATTTCGATGACGGTGGATAAGCGCATAGGTGCCGCAATACCATCTTTATCAGGAGAACAAATCCTCTCGCTTGTTACGAATATTGATCGACTTGCTGATATTGAATCGGTTAACTTTTCATCAATCCCCGGCCCACATATGACACCGGAGCGCATGATGGATTTATGTGAAGTGGTTGAAAGGCTTCTTCAAAGACAGGACATTGAAGGAGTGGTAGTGACTCATGGTACAGATACTTTGGAGGAAACAGCTTATTTAATGGATTTAAAGATTAACTCCGAAAAACCTGTGGTAGTAGTTGGTGCTATGCGAAATAGTTCGGAACTTGGATATGATGGGCCCAGCAATCTGGCAGCGGCTGTTTGTACAGCCATTTCAACAGAGTCACAAAACAAAGGTGTTTTGGTGGTAATGAACAATGAAGTGAATGCGGCAAGTGAAGTAACAAAGGCCAGCACCTTGAGCTTAAACACATTTCAATCACTGGAATTTGGTCCGTTGGGAATTGTAGATAATGATGAAGTTATTTTTCATCGCGAGGTAGTAAATCGTCAGACTATTCCTTCGGAAGAATTAATCAAAGCAGTTTCTTTAATCAAATGCACAGCAGGAATGGATGGTTCCCTGATTCGATTCTGTGTGGATCGTGGTGATAAAGGCATTGTGTTGGAAGCGTTGGGACGAGGAAATGTACCACCGGAAATGCTTGAAGATTTGGAGTATGCATTGAAAAAGGATGTTGTGATTGTAATGGTTTCTCGTTGTCCGACAGGAAGAGTTCTTGGAACTTACGGATATCCGGGAGGTGGAAAAGAGTTGAAAGATATGGGTGTCATTTTAGGTGGAGATCTTCCGGGGCAAAAGGCTAGGATAAAACTCATGTTAGCCTTAGGATTAAGAGAAAGTCAGCAAAAGATAAGAGATATTTTTGAAAGCCAGCAATACAAATCCTAA
- a CDS encoding homoserine dehydrogenase, translating into MENIKIGLLGFGTVGQGVWKVLEKNHIAFENQAGFTFEISKVLVSDLGKEREINPGEGILTMDPDEILEDDSIHIVVELMGGTDGAKKYVEKALEKKKHVVTANKALLALYGKELTATALKKGVQFRYEASVAGGIPILHSIRESLTANRIKRIMGIVNGTTNYILTKMSREGVLFEDALEEAQRKGYAEADPTADVDGYDAAHKLALLAALGFKSGIDFQQVYREGIRKMTPTDIEFAEELGFVVKLLAIGMEEDGKMELRVHPTFIEKEHPLAAVNDAFNAVFVEGNAVGELMFYGKGAGDLPTASAVMGDILSIASHWNHSSPPSYQLDFSETGKNIKSMDETQTAYYIRFMVKDSPGVLGKIASTFGENGVSLSSVIQKGVGETSVPLVFITHRTKEKAVKKTIQQIREFDAVTEVANLIRVETLS; encoded by the coding sequence ATGGAAAACATCAAGATTGGTCTGCTTGGATTTGGGACAGTAGGACAGGGTGTTTGGAAAGTGCTGGAGAAAAATCATATAGCGTTTGAAAATCAGGCTGGTTTTACTTTCGAAATTAGCAAAGTGCTTGTGAGTGACTTGGGCAAAGAGCGTGAAATCAATCCGGGAGAAGGCATATTAACAATGGATCCAGATGAAATTCTGGAAGATGATTCGATTCATATTGTTGTAGAGCTAATGGGAGGGACCGATGGAGCAAAAAAATACGTTGAAAAAGCCTTAGAAAAGAAAAAACATGTTGTCACAGCGAACAAAGCACTTCTCGCTCTTTATGGCAAAGAGCTAACAGCAACAGCTTTGAAAAAAGGTGTACAATTTAGATATGAAGCTAGTGTTGCAGGCGGGATACCGATCTTGCATTCCATTAGGGAAAGTTTGACAGCAAATCGGATTAAAAGAATCATGGGCATTGTTAATGGAACGACTAATTACATTTTGACAAAAATGAGCCGGGAAGGCGTTCTCTTTGAAGATGCGCTTGAAGAAGCACAGCGAAAGGGATATGCTGAAGCTGATCCGACAGCCGATGTTGATGGTTACGATGCGGCGCACAAGTTGGCGTTGTTAGCCGCATTAGGGTTTAAGTCAGGAATAGACTTTCAACAGGTATATCGGGAAGGAATCAGAAAAATGACTCCTACAGACATTGAATTTGCCGAAGAACTGGGTTTTGTGGTTAAATTACTGGCAATAGGGATGGAAGAAGATGGAAAAATGGAATTAAGAGTTCACCCGACGTTTATAGAAAAGGAACATCCCTTGGCAGCGGTAAATGATGCGTTTAATGCGGTTTTTGTAGAGGGGAATGCAGTCGGAGAGCTAATGTTCTATGGTAAAGGAGCGGGAGACCTTCCTACGGCCAGTGCTGTCATGGGTGATATCCTTAGTATAGCTAGTCACTGGAACCATTCTTCACCACCATCTTATCAGTTGGATTTTTCGGAAACAGGCAAGAACATTAAGTCTATGGATGAGACACAGACAGCCTATTATATTCGGTTTATGGTTAAAGACAGTCCGGGAGTGCTAGGGAAAATCGCCAGTACTTTTGGAGAAAATGGAGTAAGCTTGTCTTCTGTTATTCAAAAAGGAGTAGGAGAAACGTCAGTTCCACTCGTCTTTATTACACATAGAACAAAGGAAAAAGCTGTTAAAAAAACGATTCAGCAAATCAGAGAATTTGATGCAGTAACGGAAGTGGCAAATCTTATTCGGGTTGAAACCTTATCTTAA